The Flavobacterium jumunjinense genome includes a region encoding these proteins:
- a CDS encoding DUF6646 family protein: MKKILILTVLFTSIVNGQVFSGKGDAKFQIGANFQNKGNGIIATFDKGISQNMSFGFTTSYILGIEEVLGEKPNFDDRFDFRARFSANIADIFNIEDKFDVYPGLNVGIKNFGAHLGGRYYFTDAFGVYSEVQFPIAYYDNSPANFVEKYNNQFNFSIGASFNL, from the coding sequence ATGAAAAAAATTTTAATCTTAACAGTACTATTCACGAGTATTGTAAACGGACAGGTGTTTTCAGGAAAAGGTGATGCAAAATTTCAAATTGGAGCCAATTTTCAAAATAAAGGAAACGGAATAATTGCAACATTTGACAAGGGAATCAGTCAAAACATGTCATTTGGATTTACAACTTCCTACATTCTAGGAATCGAAGAAGTATTAGGAGAGAAACCAAATTTTGACGACCGTTTCGATTTTAGAGCAAGATTTAGTGCAAATATTGCAGATATTTTCAACATAGAAGACAAATTTGATGTTTATCCCGGATTAAATGTTGGAATTAAAAATTTTGGTGCCCATTTAGGAGGTCGCTATTATTTCACAGATGCTTTTGGTGTATATTCTGAGGTACAATTTCCAATAGCATATTATGACAACAGTCCAGCTAATTTTGTTGAAAAATATAACAATCAATTTAACTTCTCAATAGGAGCAAGTTTCAATTTATAA
- a CDS encoding choice-of-anchor J domain-containing protein produces the protein MKKIIKNILILTSTIVLTTGCVSDDDFDIPKLRVPFFEENFETATNNTNLDLTDWTNFAEEGTWLWREKTFGGNGYAEFSAFGSGSASNLVWLVSPAINLNGYSSPILKFSVAQHHLDVDSPDNSLEVLISTDYDGTNVLAATWTAVNANIPNSTISWYQFVKSTVALPSTNGNIHIAFKFKGSGTNTALDGAFQVDNILLYNEN, from the coding sequence ATGAAAAAAATTATAAAAAACATACTTATATTAACATCAACGATAGTATTAACAACAGGTTGTGTTAGCGATGATGATTTTGATATTCCAAAACTTAGAGTACCCTTTTTCGAAGAAAATTTTGAAACTGCAACAAATAACACAAACTTAGATCTAACTGATTGGACTAATTTTGCTGAAGAAGGAACTTGGTTATGGAGAGAAAAAACTTTTGGAGGTAATGGATATGCTGAATTTAGTGCTTTTGGCTCTGGTTCTGCTTCAAATTTAGTTTGGTTAGTTTCTCCTGCTATTAACTTAAACGGGTATTCTTCACCAATTCTTAAATTTAGTGTAGCACAACACCATCTAGATGTAGATTCGCCAGATAATTCTTTAGAAGTATTAATTTCAACTGATTATGATGGAACAAACGTATTAGCAGCTACTTGGACAGCCGTAAATGCTAACATCCCAAATTCAACAATTTCTTGGTATCAATTTGTAAAATCCACAGTTGCATTACCGTCAACAAATGGAAATATTCATATTGCCTTTAAATTTAAAGGTTCAGGAACAAATACTGCTTTAGATGGTGCATTCCAAGTAGATAATATTTTATTATATAATGAAAATTAA
- a CDS encoding DUF5689 domain-containing protein yields MKKIILTTAIFATLFSCVNDDDYSAPAEDCTSLIANVTVQSVTTTATSSATEYTNDDIIEAYVTSSDEGGNFYKSISFVSLDGTTGFSMPVDNYNLFTKYEPGRKVFINLKNRFYNTQNNSTVIGSDYEGGVGRISGVEYQNIIIRSCDKVDEDDILNNITITQAQQNQNLNKLIEFDNVQFTDASIDQNYYDTDVFTIGGGTNHQITDEFGNTTTLRVSSFASFASANIPSGSGKIRGVMTKFGSTYQFMIRTLNDVKLDNARMEIDFFPPLVGNALVYGGTLNEPFTSYTASNQQDFPAYINDASVGSRYWQLKTFSGNKYIQMSSFGGGNTEANRGLFIIPVNMTTANTFSFKTKDGYNNGNVLKVYYSTNYVPGNQISTATLVDITSSFTISSGNTSGYGANFINSGTYNIPVSLTGNGYFIFEYVGNGSTGPTTTMQIDDIVIN; encoded by the coding sequence ATGAAAAAAATAATTTTAACAACTGCAATTTTTGCAACTTTATTTAGTTGTGTAAATGACGATGATTATAGTGCTCCTGCTGAAGACTGTACTTCACTAATCGCTAATGTTACTGTCCAAAGCGTTACAACAACAGCAACTAGTTCTGCAACAGAATATACAAACGACGATATCATTGAAGCTTATGTTACTTCAAGTGATGAAGGTGGAAACTTCTATAAATCTATTTCTTTTGTATCCTTAGATGGTACTACTGGTTTTAGTATGCCCGTTGATAATTACAATCTATTTACAAAATATGAACCAGGAAGAAAGGTTTTCATAAATTTAAAAAACAGATTTTACAACACCCAAAATAATAGTACTGTAATCGGTTCCGATTATGAAGGCGGAGTTGGTAGAATTTCTGGCGTAGAATATCAAAACATTATTATTCGTTCATGTGACAAAGTAGATGAAGACGATATTCTAAATAATATTACTATTACTCAAGCACAACAAAATCAAAACTTAAATAAATTAATTGAGTTTGATAACGTTCAGTTTACTGATGCATCTATAGATCAAAACTATTACGACACAGATGTATTCACTATTGGAGGAGGAACAAATCATCAAATCACTGATGAATTTGGAAACACTACAACATTAAGAGTAAGCTCTTTTGCCTCTTTTGCAAGTGCAAACATCCCAAGTGGAAGTGGAAAAATAAGAGGTGTGATGACAAAATTCGGTAGCACTTATCAATTTATGATAAGAACATTAAACGATGTAAAGTTAGACAATGCAAGAATGGAAATCGATTTCTTCCCTCCATTAGTAGGTAATGCACTTGTATATGGCGGGACTTTAAATGAACCTTTTACAAGTTACACAGCTTCTAATCAACAAGATTTCCCTGCATATATCAATGATGCTTCTGTAGGTAGTAGATATTGGCAACTAAAAACATTTAGCGGAAACAAATACATCCAAATGTCTTCTTTTGGAGGTGGAAACACTGAGGCAAATCGTGGTTTATTTATTATTCCAGTAAATATGACTACTGCAAACACTTTTTCATTCAAAACAAAAGACGGCTATAATAATGGAAATGTTTTAAAAGTTTATTATTCTACAAACTACGTTCCTGGAAATCAAATTTCAACAGCAACTCTTGTAGATATAACTTCAAGTTTCACTATTTCATCTGGAAATACTTCAGGTTATGGAGCAAATTTTATTAATAGTGGTACTTACAACATTCCAGTTTCTTTAACTGGAAACGGATATTTCATCTTTGAATATGTTGGAAACGGTTCGACAGGACCAACAACAACAATGCAAATTGATGATATTGTTATTAATTAA
- a CDS encoding 3-hydroxyanthranilate 3,4-dioxygenase → MSIQKPFNLTKWIENNRHLLKPPVANKNLYIDSGDYIVMIVGGPNSRKDYHYNETEELFYQLEGEIEIYIQDEGKKETMTLKAGDMYLHPAKIPHSPNRTEGSIGLVIERKRKGLPGKDGLLWFCDNCNHKLHEVYFELHDIEKDFLEHFKDFYLSEEKRTCEKCNTVMKVDPKFL, encoded by the coding sequence ATGAGTATACAGAAACCTTTTAATTTGACTAAGTGGATTGAAAACAACAGACATTTGTTAAAACCACCTGTTGCCAATAAAAATTTATATATAGATTCTGGAGATTATATTGTAATGATTGTTGGTGGACCTAACTCTAGAAAAGACTACCATTATAATGAGACGGAAGAATTATTCTATCAATTAGAAGGTGAGATTGAAATATATATTCAAGATGAAGGAAAAAAAGAAACTATGACGCTTAAAGCTGGAGATATGTACCTTCATCCTGCTAAAATTCCGCATTCACCAAATAGAACAGAAGGGTCAATTGGTCTAGTGATTGAGAGAAAACGAAAAGGATTGCCTGGAAAAGACGGCTTATTATGGTTTTGTGATAATTGTAATCATAAATTACATGAAGTTTATTTTGAATTACATGATATTGAAAAAGACTTCTTAGAACATTTTAAAGATTTTTATTTGTCTGAAGAAAAAAGAACATGTGAAAAATGCAACACAGTTATGAAAGTAGATCCAAAATTCCTTTAA
- the amaB gene encoding L-piperidine-6-carboxylate dehydrogenase, translating into MSTIAQQFGMVEALEKLGVKAINEGTSTGNEWFSNGEIIESYSPVDGQLIGKVKTTTAADYEKVMQATTSAFKTFRAIPAPQRGEIVRQFGNKLRELKEPLGKLVSYEMGKSLQEGYGEVQEMIDICDFAVGLSRQLNGQTIPSERPGHVMREQWHSIGVVGIISAFNFPVAVWAWNTALAWICGDVCVWKGSEKAPLCTIACQNIIAGVLKENNLPEGISCIINGDYTVGEMMTNDTRIPLISATGSTRMGRIVGAKVAERFGKSLLELGGNNAIIITPTADLKVVVPGAVFGAVGTAGQRCTSTRRLIIHESVYDKVRDAIVGAYGQLTIGNPLDQRNHIGPLIDKDSVNTYLAAIESAKAEGGKVLVEGGVLSGEGYESGCYVKPAIIEAENHFKIVQHETFAPVLYLMKYSGDVENAIEVQNGVAQGLSSAIMTNEMKEAEKFLSFAGSDCGIANVNIGTSGAEIGGAFGGEKETGGGRESGSDAWKVYMRRQTNTVNYSDELPLAQGIKFDL; encoded by the coding sequence ATGTCAACAATAGCACAACAATTCGGAATGGTTGAAGCACTAGAAAAACTAGGAGTAAAAGCCATTAACGAGGGAACCTCAACAGGAAACGAATGGTTTTCAAACGGAGAAATCATTGAAAGTTATTCACCAGTTGATGGTCAATTAATAGGAAAAGTAAAAACAACTACTGCAGCAGATTACGAAAAAGTAATGCAAGCTACAACTTCTGCTTTTAAAACATTTAGAGCAATTCCAGCTCCACAAAGAGGAGAAATTGTTCGTCAATTTGGAAACAAATTGAGAGAATTAAAAGAACCGTTAGGGAAATTGGTTTCTTACGAAATGGGTAAATCTTTACAAGAAGGATATGGCGAAGTTCAAGAGATGATCGATATCTGTGATTTCGCAGTTGGATTATCTCGTCAATTGAATGGACAAACAATTCCTTCTGAGCGTCCCGGTCACGTAATGAGAGAGCAATGGCATTCTATTGGTGTTGTTGGTATTATTTCTGCTTTCAACTTTCCAGTTGCAGTTTGGGCTTGGAACACTGCTTTAGCTTGGATTTGTGGAGATGTTTGTGTATGGAAAGGTTCTGAAAAAGCACCTTTATGTACAATTGCTTGTCAAAATATTATTGCTGGGGTTTTAAAAGAAAATAATTTACCTGAAGGCATTTCTTGTATCATTAATGGTGATTATACGGTTGGTGAAATGATGACTAACGACACAAGAATTCCATTAATATCTGCTACAGGTTCAACAAGAATGGGAAGAATCGTTGGAGCAAAAGTTGCAGAGCGTTTCGGGAAATCTTTATTAGAATTAGGTGGAAATAATGCTATTATTATTACTCCAACTGCAGATTTAAAAGTTGTTGTGCCAGGAGCTGTATTTGGAGCTGTAGGAACTGCGGGGCAAAGATGTACATCTACAAGACGTTTAATCATTCACGAATCAGTTTACGATAAAGTAAGAGATGCAATTGTTGGTGCTTACGGGCAGTTAACAATTGGAAATCCATTAGATCAAAGAAATCATATTGGACCACTTATTGATAAAGATTCTGTAAATACTTATTTAGCAGCTATTGAATCAGCTAAAGCTGAAGGTGGAAAAGTGTTAGTTGAAGGTGGAGTTCTTTCTGGTGAAGGATATGAATCTGGATGTTACGTGAAGCCTGCTATTATTGAAGCTGAAAATCATTTCAAAATAGTACAGCATGAAACATTTGCGCCAGTTTTATATTTAATGAAGTATAGTGGTGATGTTGAAAATGCTATTGAAGTTCAAAATGGTGTTGCTCAAGGATTATCTTCTGCAATTATGACAAACGAAATGAAAGAAGCTGAGAAGTTCTTATCATTCGCTGGTTCTGACTGTGGAATTGCTAACGTAAATATTGGTACTTCAGGTGCTGAAATTGGTGGAGCGTTTGGTGGTGAGAAAGAAACTGGTGGTGGACGTGAGTCTGGGTCAGATGCTTGGAAAGTATATATGAGAAGACAAACTAATACTGTTAACTACTCAGATGAATTACCTTTAGCGCAAGGAATTAAATTTGATTTGTAG
- a CDS encoding TonB-dependent receptor: MKKFLLSALLCLFGFAMHAQQNPALKGKVIDSKNQKPLQNVVATIQSTNQSVTTDFEGNFFFQILPSGEPVLLISSTGFKTKTFILEPTEGETLDLGVISLEEDITTELQLSLVTITENDLGDDNSGSESTSGLLQSSRDTYQQAAAFNWGQARFRIRGLDNAYGKTMINGISMNKIYDGRPQWSNWGGLNDATRNQEFSMGSTASDYTFGGALGTQEINTRASFYRPGNRITMSSTNTNYSWRAMGTHASGLNKNGWAFVVSGSRRWAQEGYFDGTDYGANSLFASVEKKINDKHSINFTSIYAQNSRGKSSPNTQEVTDLMGVKYNSYWGWQDGKKRNSRDKDIAEPINMLSHYWKINENTSLNTNVAYQIGTIGNTRIDNQTANNPDPTYYRNLPSYYLNTHNNDGVWTPNYAQASIAESYFLANNQINWTSIYTANQNSADQGKSLYVLYEDRTDDKLWSANTVLNTSLSDNITMNAAVNFKRLKSHNHQNLLDLLGGDYFLDIDPFFTGNAIQSDLNNPNRQVKEGDTYGYNYNLFATTFDGFTQFKFAYDKIDFYLAQSFSRSEYKREGLYRNGIYANNSFGDSNSKVFENFGFKGGMTYKINGRHLVDFNAMYMTAAPNLRNSFSNARLNNNFTPNLESEAITSADLSYIIRTPKLKARITGFYNKIKNATEISFFYGEGIGEVDASTGSADDSFISEIVTDLDKQSLGAELGLEYQITSTIKATVAASYGQYIYSDNAKLLTNDDGRAALGLNSIRDFGTAYLKDYHQPGMPQQAYSFGLEYRDPHYWWVGANVNYLSDSYLDVSSIVRTNNFTIDPATGISYPGANEETVRDLLKQEKFDSFMLLNLIGGKSWRISSKNRNTFGFFASINNLLDIEYKTGGFEQSRKATFTDLQQDHASGTRAFGPKYFYGYGRTYFVNFYINF; the protein is encoded by the coding sequence ATGAAAAAATTTTTACTCAGTGCCTTATTGTGTCTATTTGGGTTTGCTATGCATGCACAACAAAACCCAGCGCTGAAAGGTAAAGTCATTGACTCAAAGAATCAAAAACCACTTCAAAATGTTGTTGCAACTATTCAAAGCACGAATCAATCTGTAACAACCGATTTTGAAGGGAATTTTTTCTTTCAAATACTACCTTCTGGAGAACCTGTCCTTTTAATAAGTTCCACTGGATTCAAAACCAAGACATTTATATTAGAGCCTACAGAAGGTGAAACTCTAGATTTAGGAGTTATTAGCCTAGAAGAAGATATAACAACAGAATTACAATTAAGTTTAGTTACAATAACAGAAAATGATTTAGGTGACGATAACTCTGGTTCAGAAAGCACTTCTGGATTATTACAATCTTCAAGAGACACCTATCAACAAGCAGCAGCTTTCAATTGGGGTCAAGCTAGATTTAGAATACGTGGATTGGATAATGCTTATGGAAAAACTATGATAAATGGTATTTCTATGAACAAAATTTATGACGGTAGACCACAATGGAGCAACTGGGGAGGATTGAATGACGCAACTCGTAATCAAGAATTCTCGATGGGATCAACCGCTTCAGATTACACATTTGGTGGTGCGCTTGGAACTCAAGAAATTAACACAAGAGCTTCTTTCTACAGACCTGGTAACAGAATTACTATGTCAAGTACAAATACCAATTATAGCTGGAGAGCAATGGGAACACATGCTTCTGGTTTAAACAAAAACGGATGGGCATTTGTAGTATCTGGATCAAGAAGATGGGCTCAAGAAGGTTATTTTGACGGAACAGATTATGGTGCAAATTCATTATTTGCAAGTGTTGAGAAAAAAATCAACGATAAACATAGTATCAATTTTACTTCTATTTACGCACAAAACAGTAGAGGAAAAAGCTCTCCTAACACTCAGGAAGTTACTGATTTAATGGGAGTAAAATACAACTCTTATTGGGGGTGGCAAGATGGTAAAAAACGCAACTCTAGAGATAAAGACATTGCAGAACCAATCAATATGTTATCTCATTATTGGAAAATAAATGAAAACACTTCATTAAATACTAATGTTGCTTACCAAATTGGAACAATAGGAAACACAAGAATTGACAACCAAACGGCTAACAATCCTGATCCGACCTATTATAGAAACTTACCAAGTTATTATTTAAACACTCACAATAATGATGGTGTTTGGACACCAAATTATGCACAAGCGAGCATTGCAGAAAGCTATTTTCTGGCGAATAATCAAATTAATTGGACAAGTATTTATACTGCTAACCAAAATAGTGCTGACCAAGGAAAGAGTCTTTACGTTTTATATGAAGATAGAACAGATGACAAGTTATGGAGCGCAAATACTGTCTTAAATACTAGTTTATCTGACAACATCACAATGAATGCAGCTGTAAACTTTAAAAGGTTAAAATCTCATAATCATCAAAATCTTTTAGATTTATTAGGCGGTGATTACTTCTTAGATATTGACCCATTTTTTACAGGTAATGCAATTCAATCTGACTTAAACAATCCAAACAGACAAGTGAAAGAAGGTGATACTTATGGATATAACTATAATCTTTTCGCAACAACTTTTGATGGATTTACACAATTTAAATTTGCTTACGACAAAATTGATTTCTATTTAGCACAATCTTTCTCTAGATCAGAATACAAAAGAGAAGGTTTATATAGAAATGGCATCTATGCTAATAATTCTTTTGGAGACAGTAACTCTAAAGTTTTTGAAAACTTTGGTTTTAAAGGTGGTATGACATACAAAATCAATGGTCGTCATCTAGTAGACTTTAATGCAATGTACATGACTGCTGCTCCAAACTTAAGAAATTCATTTTCTAATGCACGTCTAAACAACAACTTTACTCCTAATCTTGAAAGTGAAGCGATTACAAGTGCAGACTTAAGCTACATTATCAGAACACCAAAATTAAAAGCGAGAATTACTGGTTTTTATAATAAAATTAAAAACGCAACGGAAATATCTTTCTTCTACGGAGAAGGAATTGGAGAAGTAGACGCAAGTACTGGATCTGCTGATGATTCTTTTATTAGTGAAATCGTTACAGATTTAGACAAACAATCTTTAGGAGCCGAATTAGGTCTTGAGTATCAAATAACCTCGACAATTAAAGCAACAGTAGCTGCTTCATACGGACAATATATTTACTCAGATAACGCTAAATTATTAACTAATGATGATGGTAGAGCCGCTTTAGGACTTAACTCTATTAGAGATTTCGGAACGGCTTACTTGAAAGATTATCATCAACCAGGTATGCCTCAACAAGCTTACTCTTTTGGTTTAGAATATAGAGACCCTCATTATTGGTGGGTTGGGGCGAATGTAAATTATCTTTCAGATAGCTATTTAGACGTTTCAAGCATTGTAAGAACTAATAATTTTACTATTGACCCTGCAACTGGAATTTCATATCCTGGAGCCAATGAAGAAACAGTAAGAGATTTATTAAAACAAGAAAAGTTTGATTCTTTTATGTTATTAAACTTAATTGGAGGAAAATCTTGGAGAATAAGTTCAAAAAACAGAAACACTTTTGGTTTTTTCGCATCTATCAACAACTTACTTGATATAGAATACAAAACGGGTGGTTTTGAGCAATCAAGAAAAGCAACATTTACAGATCTTCAACAAGATCATGCGAGTGGAACACGTGCCTTTGGACCAAAATATTTTTATGGTTATGGAAGAACGTATTTTGTAAACTTCTATATTAATTTCTAA
- a CDS encoding PhnA domain-containing protein, protein MSVIEKKLKDRSDSKCELCGNEHDLLVFNVAPNTEESLDQSILACSTCIDQIENPEKTDPSHWHCLNDSMWNENLPVQVVSWRMHARLKNHDMLDMMYFDEETLEWAKATGEGEEEDENKIIHKDSNGVILQDGDSVVLIKDLDVKGATFTAKRGAAVHNIKLVWDDANLIEGRVENQNIYILTQYVKKTK, encoded by the coding sequence ATGAGTGTAATAGAAAAAAAGTTAAAAGATAGAAGTGACTCAAAATGCGAATTATGTGGTAATGAACATGATTTATTAGTTTTTAATGTCGCTCCAAACACAGAAGAAAGTTTAGATCAATCGATCTTAGCATGCTCAACATGTATCGATCAAATTGAAAATCCCGAAAAAACAGACCCTTCTCACTGGCATTGTTTAAATGATAGTATGTGGAATGAAAACCTACCAGTACAAGTTGTTTCATGGAGAATGCATGCACGTTTAAAAAATCACGACATGCTAGATATGATGTATTTTGATGAAGAAACTTTAGAGTGGGCAAAAGCTACTGGAGAAGGAGAAGAAGAAGATGAAAACAAAATTATTCACAAAGACAGTAACGGTGTAATTTTACAAGACGGAGACTCTGTTGTATTAATTAAAGATTTAGATGTTAAAGGAGCTACATTCACTGCAAAACGTGGCGCAGCTGTTCACAATATTAAATTAGTTTGGGACGATGCAAATCTTATTGAGGGTAGAGTTGAAAACCAAAATATTTATATTTTGACACAATATGTTAAGAAGACAAAATAA
- a CDS encoding metallophosphoesterase family protein: MKKLVIGDIHGGLKSLHQVLNRALISKKDVLIFLGDYVDGWSQSTEVIDFLISLKNTHNCIFIKGNHDDLLLNYLKTNQAHEEWLIHGGQTTMNSYQKLSKPHIEKHIDFLESLLPYYIDEENRLFIHAGFTNQKGVEHEYFTSLFFWDRTLWETALALNPKLSKEDTKYPKRLSLYNEIFIGHTPVTKIGHETPFKAANIWNIDTGAAFTGKLTCLDIDSKHFWQSDSLPSLYPNERGRN, translated from the coding sequence ATGAAAAAATTAGTCATAGGAGATATTCATGGAGGGCTCAAGTCGCTCCATCAAGTACTAAATAGAGCATTAATCTCTAAAAAAGATGTATTGATTTTTTTAGGTGATTATGTAGATGGATGGAGTCAATCTACAGAAGTAATAGATTTTTTAATTTCATTAAAAAATACGCACAATTGCATTTTCATAAAAGGAAATCACGATGATTTATTATTAAACTATTTAAAAACAAATCAGGCACATGAGGAATGGTTAATTCATGGAGGACAAACAACAATGAATTCATATCAAAAATTATCTAAACCTCACATTGAAAAACATATTGATTTTTTAGAATCTTTATTACCTTATTATATAGATGAAGAAAACAGATTATTTATTCATGCAGGATTCACAAATCAAAAAGGAGTTGAACACGAATATTTCACTTCCTTATTTTTTTGGGATAGAACATTATGGGAAACTGCATTGGCATTAAACCCTAAACTCTCCAAAGAAGATACTAAATACCCCAAACGATTAAGTCTTTATAATGAAATATTTATAGGCCACACACCTGTTACTAAAATCGGGCACGAAACACCTTTTAAAGCCGCAAACATATGGAATATAGATACTGGTGCAGCATTTACAGGAAAACTTACTTGCTTAGACATAGACTCTAAACATTTTTGGCAAAGTGATTCTTTACCATCGTTATATCCAAATGAAAGAGGAAGAAATTAA
- a CDS encoding endonuclease/exonuclease/phosphatase family protein yields the protein MKTKQLLAIFFVIFVINHSFAQEKKFKIHTVAFYNFENLFDTINDPNTYDEEYTPTNGWTYKNYRKKLDNLSRVIIEIGTDENPSNSPVVIGACEIENRQVLEDLVKHPKLIDKGYKIIHFDSPDKRGIDVALLYQEKYFTPVSYTNVPLYIYKDAERNNKKEKEETEEVTDDNLEVDNNTKRIYTRDQLLVTGYLDGEEISFIVNHWPSRSGGEKKSSPNREAAGALNRTIIDSLYKINPKAKIITMGDLNDDPTNKSVKKGIKAIGKKEDVKEFGMYNPMEKMHKQGIGTLGYRDSWNIFDQMIVSEPLLGTNYASWKYWKAQVFKKPYLIQNEGRWKGYPKRNSNGVPGYSDHLPVYLYLIKQVN from the coding sequence ATGAAAACTAAACAATTATTAGCCATTTTTTTTGTGATTTTTGTAATAAATCACTCATTTGCTCAAGAAAAAAAATTTAAGATTCACACTGTTGCTTTTTATAACTTTGAGAATCTATTTGACACAATTAATGATCCTAACACTTATGATGAAGAATATACTCCCACAAATGGTTGGACGTATAAGAATTATAGAAAGAAGTTAGATAATTTATCCAGAGTAATTATTGAGATTGGAACAGACGAAAACCCTTCCAATTCTCCTGTAGTCATTGGTGCATGTGAGATTGAAAACAGACAAGTTTTAGAGGACTTGGTAAAGCATCCTAAATTGATTGACAAAGGGTATAAGATCATCCACTTTGATTCACCAGATAAAAGAGGGATTGATGTAGCTTTGTTGTATCAAGAAAAATATTTTACTCCAGTAAGTTATACGAATGTGCCATTGTATATATATAAAGATGCAGAAAGAAATAATAAAAAGGAGAAAGAGGAGACTGAAGAAGTTACAGATGATAATTTAGAAGTTGATAATAATACGAAGAGAATCTATACAAGAGATCAATTGCTTGTAACGGGCTACTTAGATGGAGAGGAAATAAGTTTTATTGTAAATCACTGGCCGTCTCGTTCAGGTGGAGAGAAGAAAAGTAGTCCAAATCGTGAAGCTGCTGGGGCATTGAATAGAACAATTATTGATTCCTTATATAAAATAAATCCAAAAGCTAAAATTATTACAATGGGAGATTTGAATGATGACCCTACTAATAAGAGTGTTAAAAAAGGAATTAAGGCTATTGGAAAAAAGGAAGATGTAAAAGAATTTGGAATGTATAATCCAATGGAGAAAATGCACAAACAAGGTATCGGAACTTTAGGTTATAGAGATTCATGGAATATTTTTGATCAGATGATCGTTTCAGAACCTTTACTAGGTACTAATTATGCTTCTTGGAAATATTGGAAAGCTCAGGTATTTAAGAAGCCTTATTTGATTCAGAATGAAGGACGTTGGAAAGGATATCCAAAAAGAAATTCAAATGGTGTTCCAGGTTATAGTGATCACCTTCCTGTTTATCTTTATTTGATTAAGCAAGTAAATTAA